Proteins encoded within one genomic window of Empedobacter falsenii:
- a CDS encoding amidohydrolase family protein produces the protein MNKQNYNPIEEVLEKINEKGGWVNTHSHLDRAYSLTSDTFALSNSYLKEKWHLVDDMKRNSSVDDIYFRMEKAINFMLEQGCQAIGSFIDADEVIEDRSIQAAQRLKDNYGKDIEMRFANQVLKGVIDPKAREWFDMSSDFVDIIGGLPAKDFGREDEHLDILLSTAKSKNKLVHVHVDQFNTDEEKETEQLALKTIEHGMQGKVSAVHSISVAAHPRKYRYELYDLIKKADMHIVSCPTAWIDHNRTERLAPSHNSVTPVDEMIPRGINVAFGTDNINDIYKPFSDGHLLTELRVMLESCHFYDVEQLSNIATVNGLKALGIQK, from the coding sequence ATGAACAAACAAAACTATAATCCAATTGAAGAAGTACTTGAAAAAATCAACGAAAAAGGAGGTTGGGTTAATACGCATTCACACTTAGACAGAGCTTATTCATTGACTTCGGACACTTTCGCATTATCTAATTCTTACCTAAAAGAAAAATGGCATTTAGTTGATGATATGAAACGCAATTCATCTGTTGATGATATTTATTTCCGCATGGAAAAAGCAATTAATTTCATGTTAGAGCAAGGTTGTCAAGCAATTGGTTCTTTTATTGATGCAGACGAAGTAATTGAAGATCGTAGTATACAAGCGGCTCAACGCTTAAAAGATAATTATGGAAAAGACATCGAAATGCGTTTTGCAAACCAAGTGTTGAAAGGAGTTATTGATCCTAAAGCGCGCGAATGGTTTGATATGTCTTCTGACTTTGTGGATATTATCGGAGGTTTACCTGCAAAAGATTTCGGTAGAGAAGATGAGCATTTAGATATTTTATTATCAACTGCAAAATCAAAAAATAAATTGGTTCACGTTCATGTTGATCAATTTAATACAGACGAAGAAAAAGAAACGGAGCAATTAGCATTGAAAACGATCGAACACGGAATGCAAGGAAAAGTTTCTGCGGTTCACTCAATTTCTGTAGCAGCTCATCCAAGAAAATATCGTTACGAATTATATGATTTAATCAAAAAAGCAGATATGCACATTGTTTCTTGTCCAACTGCATGGATTGATCATAATCGTACAGAGCGTTTGGCGCCTTCGCACAATTCAGTAACGCCAGTAGATGAAATGATTCCAAGAGGAATTAATGTTGCTTTCGGAACAGATAATATTAATGATATTTATAAACCTTTTTCTGATGGTCATTTATTAACAGAACTGCGTGTAATGCTAGAGTCTTGCCACTTTTATGATGTGGAACAACTTTCGAATATTGCAACAGTAAATGGCTTGAAAGCTTTAGGAATTCAAAAATAA
- a CDS encoding dimethylarginine dimethylaminohydrolase family protein, whose amino-acid sequence MRLNVQNETAQLQTVVLGRAESNGANPTLDQTFDAKSYETVKNNDYPKEEDLIAEMSEFEQVLKKYNVEVLRPTLIEDCNQVFSRDVGFVIDDEFFISNIIPDRLEELQAYREIKRQFKGNKINALPEEVYVEGGDVILYNDYIFVGTYKQADFKNYKTGRTNVEFVEYIKAKFPNKKVLDFELKKNDENPYEGILHLDCTFNPVGKDKAIIYKDGFLFGNEYQQIVDIFGKENLFEVTKEEMYWMNPNVFSISPEVVVSEKNFTRLNDHLENVWNIKVERINYREVSKMGGLLRCSTMPLIRK is encoded by the coding sequence ATGCGATTAAATGTACAGAATGAAACGGCTCAACTGCAAACTGTAGTCTTGGGTCGAGCAGAATCTAACGGAGCTAATCCTACACTTGATCAGACGTTCGATGCCAAATCTTATGAAACCGTAAAGAATAACGATTATCCAAAAGAAGAAGATTTGATTGCGGAAATGTCAGAATTTGAACAAGTTTTGAAGAAATATAATGTTGAAGTTTTACGTCCAACATTGATCGAAGATTGTAATCAAGTTTTTTCTCGTGATGTCGGTTTTGTAATTGATGATGAATTCTTTATCTCTAATATTATTCCAGATCGTTTAGAAGAATTACAAGCCTATCGCGAAATAAAACGTCAATTCAAAGGAAATAAAATCAATGCTTTACCAGAAGAAGTTTATGTAGAAGGTGGTGATGTGATTTTGTATAACGATTATATTTTTGTTGGAACGTACAAACAAGCTGATTTCAAAAATTATAAAACAGGACGTACAAATGTTGAATTTGTAGAGTATATCAAAGCCAAATTTCCCAATAAAAAAGTCTTGGATTTTGAATTAAAAAAGAATGATGAAAATCCATATGAAGGAATTTTACATTTAGATTGTACATTCAATCCTGTTGGGAAAGACAAAGCAATTATTTATAAAGACGGCTTTTTATTTGGGAATGAATATCAGCAAATTGTCGATATTTTTGGGAAAGAAAATTTATTCGAAGTGACAAAAGAAGAAATGTATTGGATGAATCCTAATGTGTTTTCAATTTCTCCTGAAGTTGTTGTTTCTGAGAAAAATTTTACGCGTTTAAATGATCATTTAGAAAATGTATGGAACATAAAAGTGGAACGAATTAATTATCGCGAAGTCTCTAAAATGGGAGGTTTATTAAGATGTTCTACAATGCCATTAATTAGAAAATAA